A segment of the Lolium perenne isolate Kyuss_39 chromosome 3, Kyuss_2.0, whole genome shotgun sequence genome:
gacgccaccgcctccatcatgctccgtgagtagttcccccatggactacgggttctagctgtagctagttggtactctctctcccatgtacttcaatacaatgatctcatgaactgccttacatgattgagatccatctgatgtaatcggtgttgtgtttgttgggatccgatgaattgttacattatgattagtctatctataaagtttgtgaagttattgttgctgcaatcttgttgtgtttaatgcttgtcactagtgcacgagtggcatgatcttagatttgagctctacaattattgcttagattgtatctacaagttgtttgcacatgtctatgtccggaacccgaggccccagagtgacagcaactgggattaactagaggggaaggcttagatatgaggatcacatgttttcaccaaatgttaatgctttgctccggtgctctattaaaaggagtaccttaattaccagtagattccctagaggcccggctgccaccggctggtatgacaaaagatgttatgcaagtttctcattgcgagcacgtatgactatatatggaaaacatgcctacatgattaatagacttgatgttctgtcttaatgctatttcaatcctatcaattgcccaactgtaatttgttcacccaacacttgttattggagagttaccactagtgtagatagctgggaaccccggtccatctttcatcatcaaatactcactcggtcctatatgtcattagaagtagtatcaactattttctggtgccattgcctctgtgttcttTATTCTTtctttgtattcttgttactattgctctcatattactgctgctttcacatcacccctattactagtgcttttgcaggtgcagctgaattgacaacccagttgttaaggcttataagtattctttgcttccccttgtgtcgaatcaataaatttgggttttacttccctcgaagactgttgcgatcccctatacttgtgggttatcaagactattttctagcgccgttgccggggaggcatagctctactcataagttcacctggggagtacactctacctctctctctgtttttattttattttgttttgcttagtttacttttgtctagtttatttgtgcttggtttatttctgtctagtattattttgcttagtttacttttgcctagtttgtttttgtcttgttttatttttcttatatacccgaaaaaccataaaaatttgaaaaaccaaaaaattaaaaactgttgttatggaagaacccacaacctatatggagcttattgaattatatatgaattataaagaatcaagaaagggtaaagtcatgagtgctgtgatagaaaaattgaataaaattgctaaaatcttgcttaaacgccatgatataaactgttgctctaaacaggatactaaacatcttaaattccaatgtggctttagtgaggaagttttaattatgaactataattggaataactatattcatcttgggttcgaagaagtggaacaatttgttttatttatgggagcttctgaaatagaatccttcatgtctaaaaattatgaaacttgtattgcttgtaagaaccttaaagattatgtctcttctatccttaatttttgcatagaaagttacagcaataatccttatatcattgattataaagagagactcattcatgcacaagaatgcactcacaatttgcaggaacctgtggaagaagaaattgatgaacctggaagctcattggatgaaaaagaggaggagagtgatgaacaaaaggaggaaggatggattagctacccatgccaaccttctaatgagagtaactctttatctcttacactatttgattgtcctccatgcttaccaaaggaggatgaatgttatgttcatgtggattctcttgaaatattccctatgagtaaaacttgtgagaataattatgctactgttatctatgataatccatgctattttaataaatcttatgataatgctttgtttgtgcctgatattgaaatgcatggtactaaagagttttgcttagcaaatgtttatgataaagctctagatgatggtcctatgttacttgataatattaattgtactactaatgaaaatgggattggagagatcttgactttatctaggagtcccatatcttttgagattgatcaatcatcttgttatattattgataaaagtgggtttgaaagttttaatcccattatttttgagcttgataaaaattatgtgtttgtagatcatgaaaagcatgttgtatgtgatagttatattgttgagtttgttcatgatgctaccgaaaattattatgagagaggaaaatatggttgtagaaattttcatggtactaaaacacctctctacatgctgaaaattttgaagttactcgtgttttatcttcctatgcttgtcactttgttcttcatgaatttatttgtgtacaagattcctatgcataggaagtgggttagacttaaatgtgttttgaacttgctttttgatgctctctttgcttcaactctcatccttatgtgagcatcattaaaattattgagcccatcttaatggctataaagaaagcacttcttgggagataacccatgttttattttgctactgttttgttgcgtcttggaagttgttactactgtagcaacctctccttatctttattttattgcattgttgtgccaagtaaagtctctaatagaaagttgatactagatttggatttctgcgcagaaacagatttttagctatcacaaatttgagtagatctctctgtagtatAACCTAAAAATTCTGCAAcaattcatgcgtgttcctcagatatgtacgcaactttcattagttttgagttttctgatttgagctacGGAAGTACATcgaaaaaattcgtgtttactggctgttctgttttgacagattctgtctctatttttttgcattgtctcttgtggactttaagtaaggctttctagatgtggagagctgtagctaatgttttattgagttcttgcaatgtgtcactacaggactaaagtggattaaagttttttgagtactaacccctctaatgaagtttatgagaagtttggtgtggcataagttttcaagggtcaagagagaagggtgatataatgtgatcaagaagagtgaagagcctaagcttggggatgcccccgtggttcatccctgcatatttcaagaagactcaagcgtctaagcttggggatgcccaaggcatccccttcttcatcaacttatcaggtcatctctagtgaaactatatttttattcttccacatcatatgttctttacttggagcgtctgtttgtttttatttttgtttgtgtttgaataaattcggatcctagcaatccttgtgtgggagagagacacgctccgctttttcatatgaacactggtgttcttcgttttatttttcatgttcatagCGAAGCTGAGAGCCGCaacacttattgatatttggttggaaacagaaaatgcttcatattgtcttgaataatttgatacttggcaattgttttgagctctcaagtagatcatgtttaagctcttgcatcatgtagtttaaacctattagtggagaactaccgtagagcttgttgaaatttggtttgtgtgattggtctctctaaggtctagatattttctggtaaaagtgtttgagcaacaaggaagacagtgtagagtcttataatgcttgcaatatgttcttatgtaagttttgctgtaccggttcatacttgtgtttgcttcaaacaaccttgctagccaaagccttgtactgagagggaatgcttctcgtgcatccaaaaccttgagccaaaacctatgccatttgtgtccaccataactacctactatgtggtatttttctgccattccaagtaaatacgtcatgtgctacctttaaacaattcaaaagctattatctcttatttgtgtcaatgttttatagctcatgaggaagtatgtggtgtttatctttcaaccttgtcatttacttctgacagactttcaccaatggactagtggcatatacatccgcttatccaataattttgcaaaaagagctggcaacggggtgcccagccccaattaattaacttgcattaataattctcttcacatgttttgccctgatctatcagtaagcaacttaattttgcaaatagacactcctccatggtatgtgaatgttggaaggcgcccgaggattcggttagccatggattgtgtaagcaaaaggttgggaggagtgtcatcaataaggaaactaaaatacatgtgtaaaaaaaagagaagagggatgatctaccttgctggtagagataacgtccttcatgggagccgctcttgaaagtctggttgataaggtagttagagtacccgctaccattcgttgacaacaacaaacacctctcaaaactttacttttatgctctctatatgatttcaaaacttgaaaagctctagcacatgatttaatccctgcttccctctgcgaagggcctttcttttactttatgttgagtcagtttacctacttctttccatcttagaagcaaaaacttgtgtcaactgtgcattgattcttacatgcttgcttattgcacttattatgttactttgcgttgacaattatccatgagatatgcatgttgaaagttgaaagcaattgctgaaacttaaatcttcctttgtgttgattcaaacctcttattaagaatctattgctttatgagttaactcttatacaagactttttgatgcttgtcttcaagtactattcatgaaaagttttgctatatgttatctatttgttagcaaactatagatcattgccttgagtcacttcattcatctcatatgctttacaatagtatgatcaagattatgttggtagcatgtcacttcagaaattattctttttatcgtttacctactcgagggcgagtaggaactaagcttggggatgcttgatacgtctccaacgtatctataatttctgatgttccatgctagttttatgacaatacctacatgttttgctcacactttataatgtttttatgcattttccgggactaacctattaacaagataccgaagtgccagttcttgttttctcctgtttttggttccagaaaagctgttcgggcaatattctcggaattggacgaaacaaaagccgaatctcctattttaccgagacggacccagaacaccgaaggagagacggagaagggccaagggggccccacaccacctggcggcgcggcctaggaggggggtgcgcccagctatggggtgggcccctttggcaccccctcgcgccgcctcttcgcctatatattcttcgcgacgcgaaaaccctacaacaatcaaccatactccagaaagactccagaggcgccaccgccatcgcgaaactccgtttcgggggacagaatctctgttccggcacgccgccgggacggggaagtgcccccggaagccttctccatcgacaccaccacctccatcatgctccgtgagtagttcccccatggactacgggttctagctgtagctagttggtactctctctcccatgtacttcaatacaatgatctcatgagctgccttacatgattgagatccatctgatgtaatcggtgttgtgtttgttgggatccgacgaattgttacattatgattagtctatctatgaagtttgtgaagttattgttgctgcaatcttgttgtgtttaatgcttgtcactagtgcacgagtggcatgatcttagatttgagctctataattattgcttagattgtacctacaagttgtttgcacatgtctatgtccgaaacccgaggccccagagtgacagcaactgggataactagaggggaaggcttagatatgaggatcacatgttttcaccaaatgttaatgctttgctccggtgctctattaaaaggagtaccttaattaccagtagattccctagaggcccggctgccaccggctggtaggacaaaagatgttatgcaagtttctcattgcgagcacgaatgactatatatggaaaacatgcctacatgattaatagacttgatgttctgtcttaatgctatttcaatcctatcaattgcccaactgtaatttgttcacccaacacttgttattggagagttaccactagtgtagatagctgggaaccccggtccatctttcatcatcaaatactcactcggtcctatatgtcattggaagtagtatcaactattttctggtgccattgcctctgtgttactgttactgctgatgtgttactgttactattgctctcatattactgctgctttcacatcacccctgttactagtgcttttccaggtgcagctgaattgacaactcagttgttaaggcttataagtattctttgcttccccttgtgtcgaataaataaatttgggttttacttccctcgaagactgttgcgattccctatacttgtgggttatcacttctctctttgaaaaactggttttatggatcatgctgacctgTCCGCGGGACTCTGGGAATACTTCGGTTGGTGCGTACATGTCTCCTCCTTCTAGTATGTATGGTCTGGTGGATAATCATAGGGTGTTGCCCTCCTTTCCACTGGATGAACTTTCGCTTCTTCTTCGGCCCTAAGtcatcgcagaactgccgaacctcgaggaactgccgacaatttcTGAGCAGATGAGTGGACTTTTCAAGATTATCCTTCGGGTCAATGTAAGAATGCAGGTAGCACGGTGCTTCGAGTTGCTCCGTAGCCGATAGGTAAGGCATGCGAAGACGATTCTTGTTCGGCTGCACGTTGTGATATCCTCGTTCATACAGTCGGGGGCGAGTCGCAGTTTGCTCCTCTTCTTCACGGCGTGAATCCCTTCATCTTTTCCTTTGCTCCTCTTTGCTGCCAAAACTGCTTCAGCCGCCCTCTCCCGTACTCCTAGGCGGGACTACCAAAGCTGCTGCTGGCGCGGTACTATCTAGAACCGAAGTTCTTGGGCTTGGGGCGTTAAaactagggaggcgaagaaatcCTCTGGAATCAATGATAAAGTgaacaccaccgaaagtagtTTCCATGTTGCCGCGCGACTCCGTGGAGATCGGATGCGATGCCTCAGCGCGTGGtgcgaactcgaaggacccgcaacGAACTGAGTTTCTTGGATTTGATGGCGTTGGTGGCTCTAGCACGAACGCTGCAGACGTAACCGgaactgccgatgacctgccttgtgcagacaggtttcccacagacggcgccagctGTCGAGGGTAATCCTCGGCAATgctctccgtttggggcttagggtagatggaatcctataggctgacacgagacatcggttatcaaacaagcggggaaagcgatttacccaggttcggggccctcgatgaggtaaaacccttacgtcctgcttgtctgatcttgattaagaaaatatcgggttacaatggggtgccaaaggtttcagctgtgatctcgtcgagagcctAAGTTTTGCCGGGACCTAGCTCTAGGCTTATGGTGGCTACGATTGCTAAGATTGCGTGTGTCCTCGGCAgctcctctcctggcccttatatagggagccaggtctcaagagttTTGTCCGGGCTCGACTAGGTTGTTTCTTcgtcttgttctccaaggattcttcttcggcaccgacgtagTTGCCCACCTTGCCgtcgagtgtcttcatgggcctctagtTGGGCCGCATGGGATAGCGCAATAGCAGTTACCCGaatggtaatgcccacgtcagtaggctTCTGTGCAATACTACTGGTAGTCATCCATGGGCTTCCAAtataattgatgttgaaatgaaaatgGACATATAACTGTCCATattctgatggtttagctagctgtaggtgctaggtgAGTCTAGGTGGCTAGatagtgtcgtggtatcgtcacggcatatgccatagggtggttaatcgaagtggttcctgagggatctcacggcggtatccggatgcgggtatgggcacgagcgacacggcgacgtacccaggttcgaggccctccgatggaggtaaaacctctactcctgctatgagtgtatatgatgatcacacgatacaatggtgctcctagagctgtgtccggctgctcctgagaggctaagggagacgatggtctctctcacagggcagctctgtaggtgggtgaaagtaataaaatgatcgatcccctgcacgagagggggtagtgcggcttatataggcaccggcactttacatataagaccctgtagtttactggccggcttggccggctccggcttccgctccttcccgaggcggtgacgtcaggagtggttgaggcatcgtggcctgtcccatccgactgccacggtcagcggtatggagaggaggtgtccctgtctccgtcagccactgtagccagtacggatcgtcgtaagccctgacggcctgtccggcgcgtggcactattgctccacagtgccccgcgctttacggaagatggagtcagcgtggactttgggaacccggatcaccaacccggttccttccagtgcaagactcgccagcctcgagtcggtctgaggtacaaaccccagtcggatatggcttgtagaagccggcccagctacagcattggtggccgcagccaggccgactaggacctagagccaaccggcttccggaccagccggccacggcgccagccggctgctcctcagccggcctttgccgcgagccggccggtggccagccggctgctccgcatccattgccctatccggggtcttccccccgacattagcccccgaagctggcaaggtcctgcgtttagaaggacctaggcaggttttcctggcttcttgaatatatttgacggcacttggaggggccgactgaggatttcctttcagccggctgcgccctcatccggctcgttcctgccggctgctcccagccggccgctttttacacttgtatagtttttgctttctcgcaagatctgatggcgtctccgccttgctgacgaATTTTGGTTCGGATGGAACTtatcgtccggctccggcttgcggcgcgccggagtctccgccgcctcgggccctgcgcccgcGCCCGACTTGatcggtctgacgcctggcctggcggtcggttcgtctggtcacatcaatgtccctccggttccggagcggtagtgggcgacgtggtgtggccgtttctggtaacggtagcggtcgtgggaggagttacggcgcagtaaatccggagacgtggcccacgtcggccacttggaggccaaccgcccgccgcggtcggctataaatgccgcgggggcggtatcgaggcggcacttgcccctttcttcctcctcgcgctcctgcctcgctccttctcttcactcgagctcttcgctgctccgacgccgttcctcttccgttcttctagcgaacctcagcgagcggttgccccgacgatcttccgccgagctgccgccgcaaacccgccaatccggcgccacggggccacgcgcatcgacggcgcgcccttctccaccgcgatctcctccggcgaggagcggctcttcttcgcccttccgcctctcctggacctcctcttcttcttcgtcctcgatggcccagccgagcggctcctggaagggttcctatatgcaggaggacgacattgcccggctcgtgcgcctccgccgcatcccggcgggggtgattaccagggcgccgggcgcggagaaggagcctcggccggagcccggcgaacgcgtggtcttcggcgcgcatcttgaccgcggattgggtctgccggcttccaacttcttccgccggttcctcgaccacttcggcctgcagccgcaccacctgccggccaacgccatgatcctcctcagctgctacgtggccttcatggaaggctgcgccggcttgtggccggacgtggagttttggagccggctcttctacatcaaggcgcagacgaccgaaggccgcctgaggacctgcggcgccgcctccatctatcctcgcacgggtacgtccttcccgcggattccgactgtcgattctgtaaagaattggcagatgtctttcttttatgtgcgaacgagagcccggccttcgaccggctcaacctgccggaatacaacccggccccgccagtcggccggatcaactggggctacaaccccaagtcctcggacccggacgcggaggtgaacctcctgtgggacttcctgggcGAGTGCGTCGCGGagggccggctgagtgccgaggacctcctctgcacctacatctcgcgccgggtcatacctctccagtggcgcgtccacaagatcggccatatgtccggccggctcgacccgacacggacgtcgaaggtggagctctccaagtcccaggtggctcaccgggtgaacaacatcaccaaggccaacatgccggacaactggAATTGGGGGCTGCCGCCTTACAACCGGGAGCAGCCGCCAGAAATCGTAAGTTAAACGTTTTTGCcgtcttccggcttgcggctgcgtggccgacttgatatttatcttgttgttttcagcttttcacccgccaaggcatcgaggatggcgacttggcgacgaaggtctggacgccggatcacatcgacccggctgacctagccggcgaccaagccggcgacgacgatctgccggtggtgcaggatcagggcggccagggggagcataacccgccgccctcgcctgagcaggagcaggagcaggagcaggagcaggcggagccggcccaatccggcacggggcccatcccggcggtgcctcGCGCGCGGTGCCGCTGCgagcacggcgacttcggcgccgaaggggaggaagcgggccggcgtcgggtctacggccgcttcggaggcgagggccaagaaacagcgccggctggcgcccaagaaggtcccggagaaagccgggtgagttctttttcctttgttgtttgattccttttctttccttcctctctgtacttatcttttcttgcttgttcaactagggccgcgattaagtttacccagggaggcggctctcggcaggctcctcccgtcacgtcgccgcttcagcggcaaaggagggagccaaccccgcaaccttcagcacgcgcgcgcacgccgccggctgctaacgtgccgcctgcggccacgccaccttctgcgggggcgtcttcttctgccgcgccttctgcggcgcctggcggcggagaccagggtcagtcggcgcgccggccgaccctagacgacatgttcccgcgccgcgccccgtttgtggagcaggcagccggagctggcaggggcatgccatctgcggctggagctggagctggtggggctgcgccgccttcgaccggagtcggcgggcccacgcccaacgtcgtggtgctggagagctccccggaaggagcgcctcaagcgccggatgcgacggctcccaccgggccgactgcttcgaccgcgccgcctccagcttcggagccgacgaggagggagccgaccgggaaggagccggcgagggaggagccaacgcgctcgaaggacgccgactcccgggcgCTGGTAAGGACGAAGGGCCCACCGGGCCCAactgagggccttcatgtggccaagggggcccggctgctgcatgtgccgtctgcctctgactccagccttggctcggctggcaccatggaggctgcgtggcacaaggcggattcttgcgaggtgttcaaccgggagggacagcctggtgcggcgcccatgaagatggtcttctccggctaccgggccagccttaagaacaaggccgccgaggcccttgcccagctagcaacactggaggatgctgacaaggtaggtgtcttcttgtttttgccattttgttattatcctggtagccctccgaggcatggtccggctgcttggagccggtccgggtttcgtctggatatctgattgtttctttcaggcggttacggagcgacgcaccgtcttgtacaacaaggtggtgactagctaccacaaggccaagatcgagcgagccggcttggctcgcgagctggaggctgtcaagggtgaggCCTTCTCTCTTTTGACTTGCTTTTCCTGTGAGTTCTTTTTTACTGACGGCCCatttttgccggcttgcagctgaggccgcccggatcccgcagcttgagtcggacctccgagttgcccgcgctcaatgcgccacaagtgaggaagcgaaccgggctgctgccgccaagctgaaggtggctgacggggagctgaaacggctgcgccttctcgaggctaaccatctcaaggaacttgccgccctcaagaaggaacaggaggaaaagctggagggtctgagcaagcggttggaggaggtggagcggcaacggctttcgctccagcaagaggtgaccaccaagtccaacgagctgtcggccaccgccaagcggtggttgggggaacttagcgcgctcgaccgcggcttggcgggtgagtcttttgtcttatgccttcccttttgccggctttcggccgtcggctgccggcttaggttggcagccggcggcagaaacttgactttttcgaaatctccatcttcgggctgggggcagtcggttcttgccggctgccgccaggcttactttggaacttcggaatctccatcttcaggctgggggcagtcggatcttgccggctgccgccaggcttactttaggacttcgaaaatttgcatttttcagcttatttcggctttgatggcttctgacatgcttttcttctatgcagcggccttccctgaggcgcaggaggaggcgttagcggctgttggcagggcgcgggaggatcgccggcaggccactggggagcagagctccgactgcttcaccatggacgactatctggcgtccatcgccgcccgcgtggagccggtcaccaagcttggctgggagctgcggaaggcggcggaggagctggtccgactgctgtggccgacggagacgctgccggaagatctctccaatctcatcgcttggctggacagggctcccgaccgcttcttggactggaaggagtcagccacgcgcgccggagccgatatggcgctatcttttgtgctctcctggtataacgaggttagcctcgaccagttggagttccggcgcgccgacgtggaggacaagctcccggcggagaacaagactgctcggcttgcccgcgcctgcgccattgccgacttcgtcgacaagtccatcttcatcgcggacccgaatccgccgtctgacgatgaggaggaggaggctgaggacgaggaggcggacgacGTGCCCCGAGGATGATCCGGCAGCCGGCTctgctgatgctcctccggctggtcctggtccagccggtgcttagcttctacctgtctttcgattgttgcttttgcaagacaattcgttaaatccccgggatgccgggtgcatatgtaagacaatattatcgccctt
Coding sequences within it:
- the LOC139838062 gene encoding uncharacterized protein, with the protein product MAALIKRKSKIAAAIEHHALDRLRVATESLSFVAFDESEENRRIHEKIEAMTDAAHPKHELWSHRPKAVAVAKFEHRAEKVHYYVDKYNALLSMVWRTASSGEAEAARIPQLESDLRVARAQCATSEEANRAAAAKLKVADGELKRLRLLEANHLKELAALKKEQEEKLEGLSKRLEEVERQRLSLQQEVTTKSNELSATAKRWLGELSALDRGLAAAFPEAQEEALAAVGRAREDRRQATGEQSSDCFTMDDYLASIAARVEPVTKLGWELRKAAEELVRLLWPTETLPEDLSNLIAWLDRAPDRFLDWKESATRAGADMALSFVLSWYNEVSLDQLEFRRADVEDKLPAENKTARLARACAIADFVDKSIFIADPNPPSDDEEEEAEDEEADDVPRG